Proteins found in one Misgurnus anguillicaudatus chromosome 3, ASM2758022v2, whole genome shotgun sequence genomic segment:
- the LOC129443833 gene encoding uncharacterized protein, producing the protein MEGDSVNLTCSSKSNPPVHNYTWFKVNETSAVGSGQTYSITNINSSHSGWFYCEAQNEVGSQRSADVLVKVNHRVLVPSHRSLFEIIAACGGLFIMAMIFIILFIMRKQRVAKTEDTALSQVNLQDNMYCNISESAHCDDVQHGSAVPKKPKADQTSVGETLESSNPEEIQYASFHHHKNKELKSSEEIENPYCNTKNSQPDAAVRSDLENTSVIYSSVK; encoded by the exons ATGGAGGGTGATTCAGTGAATCTGACCTGCAGCAGTAAATCAAATCCACCTGTTCACAACTACACCTGGTTTAAGGTAAATGAAACATCAGCTGTTGGATCTGGACAGACATATAGCATCACTAACATTAACTCCAGTCACAGTGGATGGTTTTACTGTGAGGCTCAGAATGAAGTCGGGTCTCAGAGATCTGCGGATGTTTTGGTTAAAG TAAATCATAGAGTCCTAGTACCTAGTCATAGGTCGCTGTTTGAAATCATAGCGGCATGTGGAGGATTATTTATCATGGCCATGATCttcattattttattcataat GAGAAAGCAAAGAGTTGCAAAAACTGAAGATACAGCTCTCAGTCAAGTAAATCTTCAG GATAACATGTACTGCAACATTTCTGAATCAGCCCATTGTGATGATGTTCAGCATGGGAGTGCTGTACCCAAGAAACCCAAAGCAGACCAAACATCTGTAGGAGAAACTCTGGAATCCAGTAATCCAGAGGAGATCCAGTACGCATCTTTCCATCATCACAAAAACAAAGAGTTGAAGAGTTCAGAAGAGATTGAAAACCCCTATTGCAATACTAAAAATTCCCAACCTGATGCTGCTGTAAG GTCGGATCTGGAGAACACTTCTGTGATCTACAGCAGTGTAAAATGA
- the LOC141354208 gene encoding B-cell receptor CD22-like: MLINEAPGVSLNITDLQVEISDAPDKPIISIKPSGEIMEGDSVNLTCSSESNPPVHNYSWFKVNETSSVGSGQTYSISNFNSGHIGWFYCEAQNEVGSQRSAAVSLNGNVAQNSVLYVVVGVSVGCGGFIFILIIVFVWKCKHRADDISQSQVNSNNRILHSRNKTAQTVDLGIFKK, from the exons atgttgataaatgaggcccctggagtGTCTCTTAATATCACAG ATCTTCAGGTGGAGATTTCAG ATGCTCCAGATAAACCTATAATCTCCATCAAACCTTCTGGTGAAATAATGGAGGGTGATTCAGTGAATCTGACCTGCAGCAGTGAATCAAATCCACCTGTTCACAACTacagctggtttaaggtgaATGAAACATCATCTGTTGGATCTGGACAGACGTATAGCATCAGTAACTTTAACTCCGGTCACATTGGATGGTTTTACTGTGAGGCTCAGAATGAAGTTGGATCTCAGAGATCTGCTGCTGTATCACTCAATGGCAATG TAGCACAAAACTCAGTCCTGTATGTGGTTGTTGGAGTCTCAGTTGGATGTGGAGGTTTCATTTTCATTCTCAtcattgtgtttgtgtg GAAGTGCAAACACAGAGCTGATGACATCAGTCAAAGTCAGGTAAATTCAAACAATAGAATCCTTCACAGTAGAAATAAAACTGCTCAAACCGTTGATTTgggtatttttaaaaagtaa